In the genome of Streptomyces sp. SAI-127, the window CCGGCGAGATTGAACTGCAGGTGGACTGAAAGCGGTTTGCGTGACCGATGAGAGAGGTACGGTCGCGGTGTGAGCGAAGAACGCGGCAAGGGAGCCACCATCCTGGCAACGCTGCGATCCCGCATCTCTGAGGGGGAGTACAAGCCGGGCAGCAACCTGCCCCCGCAGCGCGATCTGGCCACGGAGTTCGGCGTCTCGCGCGACACGATCCAGCGAGTCCTGAGGGCGCTGGGCGACGACGGCTGGATCGAATCCCGCCAGGGCAGCGGGTCGAAGGTGCTGGCGACTCCTCCCCTGCAAGTGACGTCGCCGACGAAGGTACCGGCCGGCCGTGTGGCCCTCGGCCCCTTCGTCGCCCGCGCCTTCGCCCAACCGACCGTGGAACTGGACGTCTTCACGTTCACCTCGGAGAGCCTCGACACCCATGTGCGGGTGCAGGCCGAGGCGATCCGTCATGAACAGATTCCCGCCCCCGAGCGCATCGCGCTCCGGATGCTGCTGCCCTCGGACGAGATCGAGCTGCCGTACCCGCGGGCCAGGGTGCCGAAGGACTCCACTGCAGATGTCGCGGAACTGGACCGGAAGCTTCAGGTGCGAACCCGCGAGATCATCCGTCGGCACGCCTCGTCCCTGCGCAATGTCCTGCGCAACCTCCAGGCGGACGGGCTGGTGGGCGACGTGGAGGTCAGGGTCCGTGAGGTGCCGCTCGTACCGACGCACAAGCTGTACTTGAGGCGTGGTGCGGAGGGACTTCTCGGCCCGTACAAGATCGTGGAACGCACGATCCTGATGGACGACGATTCCGAGATCGATGTCTGGGACGTCCTGGGGCTGGGTTCCACCTTGATACGTCTCGTTCACGACGAGGGTGACCCCGGAGCCATCGGATCCATGTTCATGGAGAGCTGGCAGGACTGGTTCGACGCTTGTTGGCATCGCTACGCGCCGATGTGACGGCATGGTCACCCTCCTGCTTTCAGCCCAATGGGCTAGTCGTCGCACAGTGGCCGGAAGGCCCAGAGGAACTGCCATGGACGTCATCGACGTCATGGGCTTCGACTCGGCGTGGCGGCTGCTCGCCACGTAACAAAGTGGGCACGGAGACGTTAAAAAATCCGGCGCGGCCCAGACATGTCCGACAGGTCTCGCTCCAAGGGCGGCAATGCGGCCATGTCAGGGGGCGCGTCCCGCTATCGTGTGCATCAATTTTCCTGGGTGCGCATCCCCTTAGAGGTTTAGAACTACCGTTTCAGGAGCACAGGTGGCGATCGGGGCTTGGCCTGACCGCGGGGGTGAAGTCCGTAATGCCGTCCTCTCGGAGATCAGTAAGAGCCGATACCGGCTGGAGATCTCCCTGGGGGCACCCATGTCCTTTCCTGAGGCAGGCGGCGGTTTGCAGCCCAGGACATGTCCCGTGGGCAAGCCCGTCGATCCCCTGACCATCAGGGCACTGACCCGTCTCCTCGCGCAACTGACGCTGGTGCGCAAGGAAGCGCTGCCTCCGCTACCGGCCGAATGGCCACCCAACGAGAAAGACAGCCGGGCCTATCTGGACACCGTCGTGCGAAGGGCGACACAGCGGATCCTCGGCTCCGACGGGACCGACTTCAGCGGGCTGTTCGCCGTGCTCGGGGTGCCCGGCGACGCTCTGGCCCGGTTTGCCGGACAGATGCCCTCCCCGGCCCGCCGCCCCTACGGCTTCCTGCTCATGAACCTCAACCGTGACAACGCGATCGTCCTGGAGGGCCCCAAGCTCTCGATGGCCCGCCTCGCCTGGAACTCCGCGTCGTACGGGGATCCGCTGCACGGTCTCGCGAGTCATGTGGTGCGGATGCGTTACCCCGACCACCAGCTGGACGAGGTCCTGGACGCATGGGTGCGCGAGATGGGAAGCGTGAGGCTCACGGCGGTCAACGGTGCCCGCCGGGACTTTGCGCACTACGTCACCTTCGAGCGCATCAATGTCGCCTACGCCGAAGTGATCAGGGCGGCCGAATCCCTCGGCGACGTGATCGACGTACCACGGCTGGCCGCGGTTGCCGAGAACGTCAAGGCCGCCCTGGGGGCCGCGTCCGGCGTGCTCGGGATGTCCGAGGTTCCGCCCGTGAGGGAGATCGCGGACGCGCTGTTCCGATGGCAGTCGGGGCACCTCGTGCAGCGGAAGAAGCGGCTGCCGATCGCGTTGTTCCGGTGGGCGCGGGACACACGTGTCACCGACCGGGAGGACTTCCCGTACGGCCTGGTCCGGCAGGCCCTGGCACTGGAGGGCATCGCCCCCGCTCACCGGGTCTTCCGCGGGACGGCTCATCTCAACACCGTCGTCCAACCGGAGGACTCCCCGGGACCCGTGGTGGTTCGTCGCGAAACCGCGGCGGCTCCTCGCCGTGAGCAAGGGCTTCTCCCGGAACACGCCGTGCTGCAGGTGATCGAGCAGTCCGGCGCGCAGATCCGGGCACCGCGAATCCTGGCGCTCGGGTACGACGACCGTGGGCGTCACTTCGCCATCCACACATACGAGGGGCCCGAGGGCCGGCCTCCGCAGCATCCCGTGGACGGCCTGCTGCCCGCCGAGGCGGACGAACTCGTCGACGAACTCGCCGCGCTCGCGAAGGTGGACCACTCGTCACTGCCGTCCGACGAGCCGGAGGGGGGCTTCTACCGCTGGCTGACCGAACGGCTCGCCGGCTTCGTCGACGATCTCCCCGCCGAGACCCTGCGGGCCGCCGACCAACGGGGACTGCCGGACGGTCAGGTGCTCCGGCGGATCCTCGGCCGCTACGAGGTGACCGAGCGCACCCCCGTTCTGCTGCACGGCGACCTCAACCCCTGGAATCTGGTGCGTGCCGGGCGCCGGGGAGGGCTGACGATCATCGACTGGGAAATGGGGATGATCGGCGATCCCCTGTACGACCTCGTGCGCCATCTGCATCTGACGCCGACGCGCACGGAGATGCGGATGCGTATGTTCGAGCGCTGGAGCAGGAAGCTTCCTGCCGGGTGTGTCGCGGGGTGGGAGCGTGACTGGCGCGTCTACCGCTGGATCGAGCAGATCCGCTCGGCCTACGTCGACCTGGACAGGATGACGACGGGTGCCGCACTGAGCACTCCGAACGTACGGCGGGCCGTCGACGCGTACGAGATGACCCTGTCCGCCGCCACGGGCTCTCTGGGGCTGCGCAGGCGTGTCGTGCCGAAGGCGCCCGCGTCGCTCAGGGCGTCCTGACTCCCGGCCCCAGTGCGTAGGCTCACGGCCATGAATGACCTCGGCCTGCGCCAGCGCAAGAAGCACCGGATGTACGAGACCCTGTCGGAGATCGCCATCCGTCTCTTCCTGGAGAAGGGCTTCGACGCCGTCTCCGTGGCCGAGATCGCCGCCGCCGCCGAGATCTCCAAGCCCACCCTCTTCCGGTACTTTCCGGCCAAGGAGGACCTCGTTCTGCATCGGATCTCCGATCATGAGGACGAGGCGGCTCGGGTCGTGGCCGAATCCGACGAGCCGCCCCTTGCCGCCCTCCGGCGGCATTTCCTCGAAGGGCTGGAGCGGGACGATCCCGTCACCGGGCTCAATGATCACCCCCAGGTCCTGGCCTTTCACTCGCTGCTCTACGGCACCCCCGCCCTCGTCGCCCGTGCCCACGGGCACCTGGAGCGGCAGGAGACCGCGCTCGCCGAGGTGCTCGGAGGGGATCTCGACGCGCAGCTGGCGGCGGGGCAGATCATCGCCGTGCGGCGGATTCTCGCCATGGAGAACTGGCGGCGGATCTCGGCGGGGGAGCGGCTGGAGGACGTGCGGGGGGATGCCGTGGCTGCGGCCGAGCGGGCCTTCGGGATGTTGGCAGCCGCGTTGCCCCGGCTCAGCTGAGTGATACTGGGTAAAGAATTTTACTCGGTTTCATTTTCTCGCGTACGCTCGTCCCCATGACGTCAGCCGGTCCCGTCCCGCACCCCGCCCTGAAAGGGGCCCTCCACCGCGAGCGCGTCCACCACGACCGTTGCCGTACCGCCCTCGTCGCCATGATCGACGGCGCCCAGGAGCAGGTCGTCGTCGGCGAGGACGTCTCCGCCTCCGGGGCGGACGCCGAGGTGCTCGGGTATCAGCTGCGCAGTCAGGCCAAGGAGATGCGGGAGCTGCCCGAAGGGCCTTTGTTCTTCGGGAAGCTGGAGTTCGACCACGGCGACCATGCCGGGCAGGCGTATCACCTGGGCCGGCTGCGGATCACCGAGCACCCCGCCGCCCCGCCCCTCGTCGTCGACTGGCGCGCGCCCGTCTCCCGCGCCTTCTACCAGGCGAGCGCCCGCGATCCGCAGGGTGTCGCGGTGCGGCGGCGGTTCGGGTGGGCGCCGGGGAGCAAGGGCGAGTCCGCCGATCTCACCGGGCTGGAGGACGAGCACCTGCGGGACGGCGGGCCGCCGCAGGTCAGCGACATCGTCGCCCGCGAGATCGAACGGCCCCGCGTCGGCCCCATGCGGGACATCGCCGCGACGATCCAGCCCGAGCAGGACGATCTCGTACGAGGGGACCTCGCCGTCTCCGTGTGCGTCCAGGGGGCTCCCGGGACCGGCAAGACCGCCGTCGGGCTGCACCGGGCCGCCTATCTCCTCTACACGCACCCGCAGCGGATGCGGCGCGGCGGGCTCCTCGTCCTCGGGCCCAACCGGACCTTCCTCTCCTACATCGCGCAGGTGCTGCCCGCGCTCGGGGAGACCGGCGTACGGCAGTCCACGCTCCAGGACGAGATCGCCCGCCACCCGGTCACCGCCATCGACGCCCACCCCACCGCCGTCCTCAAGCACGACCCCCGGATGGCGGAGGTGCTGCGCCGGGCGCTGTATGCGCGGGTGTCGACCGCGCAGGTCAACTCCCTGGAGATCAAGGACGGTTCGTACCAGTGGCGGGTCGGGGCCGGTGAACTCGCGCGGATCGTGGCGGACGTACGGGAGGAGGAACCGCCGTACTCGACCGGGAGGGAGCGGGTGCGCAGCCGGGTGGTGCGGAGTGTGCAGCTGCAGGCCGAGCGGCGAGCCGGGCCGCAAAGCGGTGCGTGGGTGCAGCGGGTCTCGCGGTCCCGGGTGCTCGGGGCGTTCCTCGACGCCGTGTGGCCCAAGGCGCGGCCCGAGGAGGTCGTGACCGAACTGCTCGGTGACCGTGAGGAGTTGGCGGCCGCCGCCGACGGGATCCTCGACTCCGAGGAGCAGAAGAACCTGCTGTGGACCAAGCCGCCGCGGTCGTGGAAGTCGGCGCGCTGGTCGGCGGCCGATCTGGTGCTGCTCGACGAGGTCGCCGGGCTCGTGGAGCATCCTGAGGGGTACGGCCATCTCGTCGTGGACGAGGCGCAGGACCTGTCTCCCATGGAGTGCCGGGCGATTGCCCGCCGGGCCCGTTTCGGGTCGGTCACCGTGCTCGGTGACCTGGCGCAGGGGACCACGCCCTGGGCGGCCCGCTCGTGGCACACCGTCCTGCGCCATCTGGGCAAGCCGGAGGCGGCCGTCGTACCGCTGACCATCGGGTTCCGTGTCCCGCAGGCCGTCGTCCAGCTCGCCAACCGGCTTCTCGGGCTGCTGGACGTGGCGGTGCCGGAGGGGCGATCCCTGCGCGGGGACGGGGAGTTGCGGATGCGTCCCACCTCCCTGGACGCCTTGCCCGGCGCGGTCGTGGACGCCGTACGGGAATCGCTCGCGCACGAGGGGTCCGTGGGGGTCGTCGCCGCCGACGCCGATGTGGAACGCCTACGGCAGGCCCTCGACGCGGCAGGGATCGTCGCCGCCGGACCCGACGAGCTCGGTGCGCGGGTGAGCGTCGTACCGGCCGGTGTGGTCAAGGGACTTGAGTACGACCATGTCGTGGCCGTCGAGCCGGCCGCGATCGCGGAGGCGGAGGAGCGCGGGCTGCACCGGCTGTACGTCGTGCTGACCCGGGCGGTGTCGCGTCTGGTGGTGGTGCACGGGCGGCCGCTGCCGTTCTAGCGCGGCGGCGGGCGCCCGGGGGCAGCAGGGTGGTGGCCGTCCACGGGTTCCGGGTGATGACCGTCCACGGGAGCGCCGTGCCCGAGCACGGGTAGCCCGGTGGCGGTCGTCCGTGGGAGTCGCGTGACGGTCACGCGTGGACAGCCCACCCGGCGGTCCATGGGGTGCGGGGTGGTGGCTGCCCACGGGCGGCCGGGTGGTGGTATCGCGGGTGGGTTGTCCGGTGGCGGTCGTCCGTGGGGAGGCGCGTGAAGGTCACCCGTGGACAGCCCACCCGGCGGCGGCCGCCCGTGGCTAGGTCAGGCGCGGTCGAGGACAGGGATCAACTGCTCCTCCTCGTACGTCAGATGGGCCTCCAGCTCGGTCGTCAGGCGGTCGACCTCCGTGCGGACGGAATCGAGGTCGGTGCCGGAGAGAGCCTCCCGCAACTCCTCGACCAGGGCCGCGATGTGCTCGTGCTCGGTGCGCAGGCGGTCGATGGCGGGCGCCGCCTCCGGGTGGCGGCCGGCCAGGAACGGGAACATCGCCACGTCCTCGCCGGTGTGGTGGTTGTGCAGGCCCTGGCAGAACGTCCGGCAGTTGACGCGGAGTTGGGCGCCGAGGGTGCTGGCCCCGGCAGACAACTCCTTTCGGATCAGGGTGAGTTCGCGGCGGAAGACGTCGTGGACGAGCCGGATGGCCTCACCCGGGGACGAGGCGTTGATGTTCGGCGGGCCCGGGCGGGCGATCTCGTGCAGGGCGACCACGGGGAGGACGCGGTCGGTCTTCTCCTGGTACGCGGCCCAGCCGCGGTCCGACTCCACGGCCCGGGCGAAGGCCCGGTCCCGCTCCTCGCCCGCCAGCACCACTGCCTTCGCCTCGTAGGTGAACACCCCGCTCTCGACGGTGACTTGAGGGTGCGCGACGAGGTTGCGGTACCAGTCGGGGTGGCGTGGTGAGCCGCCCGCCGAGGCGATCACGAGGATGCGGTCGCCGCCGTCGGGGAGGTAGCCGACGGGGTTGGTGCGCGGGGTGCCGGTGCGGGCGCCGGTGGTGGTGAGGAGGATCAGGCGGCCGCCCTCGAAGGGGCCGCCGACCCGGCCGTGGTTGGCGCGGAACTCGTCGATGATCCGCTGGTTGAAGTCGTGGATGGGGTTGGTCACTCTCTCTGCTTTCTCTGGTCTCCGGTCATTTCCTGGACGACTCAGAGGAAGCGGCGGGCTCCTCGCCCTCCCCCACTCTCGACTTCGCTCGAGTGGGGGGACCCCCATCGGCCTCACTCAGAGGCCGGGCACCCAACTCGCTCACGGCACAAGGCCGACCCGGCAGTCATGCACGCACGGTAACGTCCGGGACATGACCGAGACCAGCGAGTTTGCGGACATTCCCACGACCACCCTGGCCGATCTGCTCGGTCGGGACCAGGTCATGGACATCGGGATCCGGCCTGTGTGGGGGCCGGTGCCGAGGGTGGCGGGGCCGGCGTTCACCGTGCTGTGCCCGCCCGGCGACAATCTCATGCTGCACGCCGCGATCCACCGGGCGCCGGCCGGCTCGGTCATCGTGGTCGAGTCGGGGGACCTCGACTACGCCCTGGCCGGCGGGAACGTGTGCGCGGTGGCGCAGCGGCGGGGGATCGCGGGGTTCGTCGCCGACGGGCTGATCCGCGACCTCGCCGAGGTCCGGGAGGCCGGTTTCCCGGTGTTCGCCCGCGGAGTCGTCCCGATCCCGGCCGCGAAGAAGGCCGTGGCGCCGCTGGGCGGGCCGGTGCGGTGCGGCGGGGTGCGGGTCGAGGCCGGGGACGTGGTGGTCGCCGACGAGGAGGGGATCGTGGCGGTCCCCGCCGCGCGCCGGTCCGACGTCCTCACCGCTGCCCGCGCCAAGCTGGCGAAGGAGGCGGCCGAGACGCTCGACGCGTGGGAGGCGGCGCATCGGGCGCGTATCGACGAGATCCTCGCGGAGGCCGGGTTCGAGGGGTGACGGATGGGGGCTGGAGGCTGAGGGTGCTTCTCTTCCTGGACGTCGACGGGACACTGCTGCCGTTCGGGGCGGCGGGGCCGTATCCGCAGTACGAACCGGCCTTTCCGTCGGCCGGGGCCGCCACCGACCATCCGCTGCTGACCCGTGTCGATCCCGCGCTCGGCGCGCGTCTGACCTCGCTGGACTGTGCCCTGGTGTGGGCCACGACCTGGGGAGATGACGCCAACACCGGTCTGGCGCCCTGGCTCGGGCTGCCCCGGCTGCCGCTAGTGGACTGGCCGGACGACCCGGATGACCCGGATGACCCGGACGACCCGGACGACGACGAGACGGTCGGCCTGCACTGGAAGACCCGCCCCCTCGTCTCCTGGGCGGCCGGGCGGCCGTTCGTCTGGGTCGACGACGAGATCACCGACGCCGACCGGGCCTGGGTGGCGACGCATCATCCCGAACGGGCTCTCCTGCACCGAGTGGATCCCCAAGTGGGACTCACCGAAGAGGACTTCGCGGTGCTGGAGGAGTGGCTGGCGAGAGGAGGGCGGTGACCGGGCGATATCGAGTGGTCGGCCGAGCCCCGCTCCCTCTACGGTCGCCCGCATGGCTGACGAAGGCTTCACACATCCCCGGCTCGCCGCGATCTATGACGCGGTCGAACCCGATCGCGGCGACCTCGACGCGTATGTCGAGATGGTGGAGGAGTTCGGGGCGCGGCGGGTGCTGGACATCGGCTGTGGGACGGGGGTGTTCGCGCTGTTGCTGGCCGGGCGGGGGATCGAGGTGGTGGGGGTCGACCCCGCCCTTGCCTCGCTCGACGTGGCCCGGGGGAAGCCGGGGAGCGAGCGGGTTCGCTGGATCCACGGGGACGCGTCCGCACTGCCGCCGCTCAGCGTCGACTTGGTGACCATGACGGCCAACGTCGCCCAGCAGATCGTGGAAGCAGATGCCTGGCGGGAGACGCTGCTGGGTGTGCACGCGGCGCTACGGCCCGGTGGGCGGCTGGTGTTCGAGACGCGGGACCCTGCGCGGCGGGCCTGGGAGGAGTGGAACCGGGAGGCGTCCTACGCCGTGACGGACGTGCCCGGTGTCGGAGCCGTGGAGAGCTGGGTCGAAGTCACTGGCGTGGACGGGCTGGTGGTGTCGTTCCGGTGGAGCTATGTGTTCGCCGCGGACGGGCGGACACTGACCTCGGACTCGACGTTGCGCTTCCGGGAGCGGGGGGAGGTCGAGGCGGAACTGGTCGCGCGGGGGTTGGTGGTGGAGGACGTACGGGATGCGCCGGACCGGCCGGGCAAGGAGCTGGTCTTCGTGGCGCGGCGACCCTGAAAAGGTAGTTACGCAGTGGGTTACTTGAACAGGGAGTTCCGGTGCGGCTCACTGATCGCCTGCGACCGCTGAGCCACACCGGAACCGCGCGCCTAGCGCTGAAGTCGCGTCGGCAGGGCCACCCAGCGGCGGGGGGCCTGGCCGTCGACCGCGTCCCGCCCGTCGCTGATCCGCAGACCGGCCGCGGCGCAGCAGTAGGCGAGGACGTCGGCGCCGTAGGGGAACGCGTGCTTGCGCTGCCAGAAACGGAAGGTCCAGTAGGCGTCCGGGTCCGAGTCGTGCGGCCCGATGTGGATCTCGTCGCCGCCGACGATCTCGCCGTCACGTGCCAGGGCGCCGAACGTGCCGCCCTTGGGGTTGAAGTACACCCCGTAGGCGGTGGTGCCCGCGGATATCGCCCGCAGCACGGCGTCATCGCTCGGCATGTACCCGTCCTGTGTGATCACACAGCCGCCGGGGGTGCCGTCGACGCCCCTGACGCCCACGTAACGCAGGGACTCGTCGTAGTCCATCGGGTCGAAGGGCGCGTCGTCGGGAGCGGTGCTCGGGCACTGCGCGGGATCGGCCCCGAGGCGCCGTATCAACTCGTCCTCGTCGAGGCCCTGTACGAAACAGACTCCGAGCCCTTCGGTCCACATCGGCTCCGTACCGAAGGCCGCGATGAGCGCGTCCGCGGCTTGCTGCGCGGCGACCTCCTCCGGGGGCAGCTCCACCGCCCCCGCCAGGTGTCGGACGAGCGGAGCGAACGGCGTGGTCAGCAGCAGCCGCCCCGGCGACCAGCGGTCCGATTGCGGTGTCCACACGTCCGCCCCGGCGTCGATCAGCGCGCGCACGGTGGCCTCGTCCATGCTGTGGACGGCGTACCAGAGCGGGGTGTGCTCTTCGTCGTCGCGTACGTCGACGTCCGCGACGTGGGGCAGGAGCGCAGCCACCGCTTCGGCCGAGCCCTGTTCCGCCGTGAGGTGCAGCGGGGTGGCGCCACGCCATCCCACCCGGGCGTCGGGCGGGGCGCCGGCCTCCAACCGGGCCCTGACCAGGGCCGCGTCGCCCCAGTCGCCGTAGCCCATGCGCTGCCAGTCGGACTGCGGTACGTAGCGCTGCCGGGCCTCCTCCGCGAGCCGTAGCGCCTCGCGTTGGCGTCGGTTCAGGGGTGGCGCCAGGAGCGCCGGCGGGCCGCTGACCTCTATCGTCGCGAACGAACCCGGCAGCGCCTCCTGTTCCGGTGGCTGGAGTCCGGGCCAGACCTCGATCGCCCGTCGAGCGGCGGCATGGAGCGCGTCCACGTCGACCGGCGTACGGGTCTCGGGCACGCCTTCGTCCGGCCACTCGACGACCAACTGTGTCTCCCCGGGCGGGGGGAGCTCCGCCAGATACAGGTCGACGTCCGTCTTGAACAGGGATCTGCGGGAGTGGTGCAGGCCCGGATCCAACGGGATCAGCCCGACCGCCTGCTCGGTCGACGCCTGCTGCGGCCGTCCCTGCGGCCCGGTGAAGGAGATGCTCCGCATCACGGTGCCGTCCAGCGAGGTCACCCGCCGTCCGTCGGAGAACAGCAGCCCCACCCGCAGCCCGGACTGCCGTCGCCGGTCCCCGCCCTGTCGGCGGGTCTTGCGGTACACCGCCAGATGCAGCGTGACCGACCGCGGCCACACGGACCACCCCGTCACCAGAACCCGCGTCTCGGCCCCCACGCCGACCACTTCCAGCTGCGGCGACAGCGCGGGCGCGAACCGGTCGACGGGCGGCGCATACCGTCCGTCGTCCTCTCCCGGCGGCCCTAACCGGGCCAACACGGCCTGTTCATCGGCCGGTTCCTCAGCAAGCACCAGATCGTCAAAGAACCCCATGCGCCGAGCGTTGCACACGGCACTGACAACGCCCGGGCGCGAGGAACTTCCTGATGTGGGGGGGCTCGGGGCGGGGCTGGGCGTCCAGGTCAGGAACGCCGGCGCCCCACCACCGCGACGGCCGTCCCGATCCCCGCGAACAGCAGCCCGAGCCCGCCGAAGACCAGAGGCAGCAGCCACAGTGAGGCGAAGCCGTTGATCTCCGCGTCGTCGGGCGAATCGGCGCGGTAGAGCACCTCGACGCGGTCGCCTTCCTCGTACGACGGTGGATTGGCCCCCGTCGAGCTGCGGAAGGTCCGCGGCGTGCCGTCCGTGGGCGTGAACTCGACCACGGGGTACGCCGCGGGTTTGTCCTGCGACCTCACCTTGCGGGAGGACGTGCCGACGCTGTCGT includes:
- a CDS encoding nitroreductase/quinone reductase family protein, which translates into the protein MTNPIHDFNQRIIDEFRANHGRVGGPFEGGRLILLTTTGARTGTPRTNPVGYLPDGGDRILVIASAGGSPRHPDWYRNLVAHPQVTVESGVFTYEAKAVVLAGEERDRAFARAVESDRGWAAYQEKTDRVLPVVALHEIARPGPPNINASSPGEAIRLVHDVFRRELTLIRKELSAGASTLGAQLRVNCRTFCQGLHNHHTGEDVAMFPFLAGRHPEAAPAIDRLRTEHEHIAALVEELREALSGTDLDSVRTEVDRLTTELEAHLTYEEEQLIPVLDRA
- a CDS encoding TetR family transcriptional regulator, whose amino-acid sequence is MNDLGLRQRKKHRMYETLSEIAIRLFLEKGFDAVSVAEIAAAAEISKPTLFRYFPAKEDLVLHRISDHEDEAARVVAESDEPPLAALRRHFLEGLERDDPVTGLNDHPQVLAFHSLLYGTPALVARAHGHLERQETALAEVLGGDLDAQLAAGQIIAVRRILAMENWRRISAGERLEDVRGDAVAAAERAFGMLAAALPRLS
- a CDS encoding GntR family transcriptional regulator, giving the protein MSEERGKGATILATLRSRISEGEYKPGSNLPPQRDLATEFGVSRDTIQRVLRALGDDGWIESRQGSGSKVLATPPLQVTSPTKVPAGRVALGPFVARAFAQPTVELDVFTFTSESLDTHVRVQAEAIRHEQIPAPERIALRMLLPSDEIELPYPRARVPKDSTADVAELDRKLQVRTREIIRRHASSLRNVLRNLQADGLVGDVEVRVREVPLVPTHKLYLRRGAEGLLGPYKIVERTILMDDDSEIDVWDVLGLGSTLIRLVHDEGDPGAIGSMFMESWQDWFDACWHRYAPM
- a CDS encoding HAD domain-containing protein, which produces MLLFLDVDGTLLPFGAAGPYPQYEPAFPSAGAATDHPLLTRVDPALGARLTSLDCALVWATTWGDDANTGLAPWLGLPRLPLVDWPDDPDDPDDPDDPDDDETVGLHWKTRPLVSWAAGRPFVWVDDEITDADRAWVATHHPERALLHRVDPQVGLTEEDFAVLEEWLARGGR
- a CDS encoding ankyrin repeat domain-containing protein — protein: MGFFDDLVLAEEPADEQAVLARLGPPGEDDGRYAPPVDRFAPALSPQLEVVGVGAETRVLVTGWSVWPRSVTLHLAVYRKTRRQGGDRRRQSGLRVGLLFSDGRRVTSLDGTVMRSISFTGPQGRPQQASTEQAVGLIPLDPGLHHSRRSLFKTDVDLYLAELPPPGETQLVVEWPDEGVPETRTPVDVDALHAAARRAIEVWPGLQPPEQEALPGSFATIEVSGPPALLAPPLNRRQREALRLAEEARQRYVPQSDWQRMGYGDWGDAALVRARLEAGAPPDARVGWRGATPLHLTAEQGSAEAVAALLPHVADVDVRDDEEHTPLWYAVHSMDEATVRALIDAGADVWTPQSDRWSPGRLLLTTPFAPLVRHLAGAVELPPEEVAAQQAADALIAAFGTEPMWTEGLGVCFVQGLDEDELIRRLGADPAQCPSTAPDDAPFDPMDYDESLRYVGVRGVDGTPGGCVITQDGYMPSDDAVLRAISAGTTAYGVYFNPKGGTFGALARDGEIVGGDEIHIGPHDSDPDAYWTFRFWQRKHAFPYGADVLAYCCAAAGLRISDGRDAVDGQAPRRWVALPTRLQR
- a CDS encoding aminoglycoside phosphotransferase family protein; the encoded protein is MGKPVDPLTIRALTRLLAQLTLVRKEALPPLPAEWPPNEKDSRAYLDTVVRRATQRILGSDGTDFSGLFAVLGVPGDALARFAGQMPSPARRPYGFLLMNLNRDNAIVLEGPKLSMARLAWNSASYGDPLHGLASHVVRMRYPDHQLDEVLDAWVREMGSVRLTAVNGARRDFAHYVTFERINVAYAEVIRAAESLGDVIDVPRLAAVAENVKAALGAASGVLGMSEVPPVREIADALFRWQSGHLVQRKKRLPIALFRWARDTRVTDREDFPYGLVRQALALEGIAPAHRVFRGTAHLNTVVQPEDSPGPVVVRRETAAAPRREQGLLPEHAVLQVIEQSGAQIRAPRILALGYDDRGRHFAIHTYEGPEGRPPQHPVDGLLPAEADELVDELAALAKVDHSSLPSDEPEGGFYRWLTERLAGFVDDLPAETLRAADQRGLPDGQVLRRILGRYEVTERTPVLLHGDLNPWNLVRAGRRGGLTIIDWEMGMIGDPLYDLVRHLHLTPTRTEMRMRMFERWSRKLPAGCVAGWERDWRVYRWIEQIRSAYVDLDRMTTGAALSTPNVRRAVDAYEMTLSAATGSLGLRRRVVPKAPASLRAS
- a CDS encoding class I SAM-dependent methyltransferase, yielding MADEGFTHPRLAAIYDAVEPDRGDLDAYVEMVEEFGARRVLDIGCGTGVFALLLAGRGIEVVGVDPALASLDVARGKPGSERVRWIHGDASALPPLSVDLVTMTANVAQQIVEADAWRETLLGVHAALRPGGRLVFETRDPARRAWEEWNREASYAVTDVPGVGAVESWVEVTGVDGLVVSFRWSYVFAADGRTLTSDSTLRFRERGEVEAELVARGLVVEDVRDAPDRPGKELVFVARRP
- a CDS encoding AAA family ATPase, whose amino-acid sequence is MTSAGPVPHPALKGALHRERVHHDRCRTALVAMIDGAQEQVVVGEDVSASGADAEVLGYQLRSQAKEMRELPEGPLFFGKLEFDHGDHAGQAYHLGRLRITEHPAAPPLVVDWRAPVSRAFYQASARDPQGVAVRRRFGWAPGSKGESADLTGLEDEHLRDGGPPQVSDIVAREIERPRVGPMRDIAATIQPEQDDLVRGDLAVSVCVQGAPGTGKTAVGLHRAAYLLYTHPQRMRRGGLLVLGPNRTFLSYIAQVLPALGETGVRQSTLQDEIARHPVTAIDAHPTAVLKHDPRMAEVLRRALYARVSTAQVNSLEIKDGSYQWRVGAGELARIVADVREEEPPYSTGRERVRSRVVRSVQLQAERRAGPQSGAWVQRVSRSRVLGAFLDAVWPKARPEEVVTELLGDREELAAAADGILDSEEQKNLLWTKPPRSWKSARWSAADLVLLDEVAGLVEHPEGYGHLVVDEAQDLSPMECRAIARRARFGSVTVLGDLAQGTTPWAARSWHTVLRHLGKPEAAVVPLTIGFRVPQAVVQLANRLLGLLDVAVPEGRSLRGDGELRMRPTSLDALPGAVVDAVRESLAHEGSVGVVAADADVERLRQALDAAGIVAAGPDELGARVSVVPAGVVKGLEYDHVVAVEPAAIAEAEERGLHRLYVVLTRAVSRLVVVHGRPLPF
- a CDS encoding RraA family protein, with translation MTETSEFADIPTTTLADLLGRDQVMDIGIRPVWGPVPRVAGPAFTVLCPPGDNLMLHAAIHRAPAGSVIVVESGDLDYALAGGNVCAVAQRRGIAGFVADGLIRDLAEVREAGFPVFARGVVPIPAAKKAVAPLGGPVRCGGVRVEAGDVVVADEEGIVAVPAARRSDVLTAARAKLAKEAAETLDAWEAAHRARIDEILAEAGFEG
- a CDS encoding DUF3592 domain-containing protein produces the protein MRVPWRGWGARQWVTFGVISFGSLFLVIGLVLAGVSVSFLTDAEKARGTVVALEWRNDSVGTSSRKVRSQDKPAAYPVVEFTPTDGTPRTFRSSTGANPPSYEEGDRVEVLYRADSPDDAEINGFASLWLLPLVFGGLGLLFAGIGTAVAVVGRRRS